One window of the Streptomyces asoensis genome contains the following:
- a CDS encoding (R)-mandelonitrile lyase yields MEILKQQPTVKAPADWFTGDVWFDVIYAGQEPSRMRANVVRFSPCARTDWHSHARGQTLHIVSGIALIGTRDGTVIEAHPGDTVHTPPGEEHWHGAARDHFMEHLAMWEGTGDGTPETEWLEKVSDEEYSAPRSSTR; encoded by the coding sequence TTGGAAATCCTCAAGCAGCAGCCCACCGTCAAGGCACCCGCCGACTGGTTCACCGGGGACGTGTGGTTCGACGTCATCTACGCGGGCCAGGAGCCGTCGCGGATGCGCGCGAACGTGGTCCGCTTCTCGCCGTGCGCGCGCACCGACTGGCACTCGCACGCGAGGGGCCAGACCCTCCACATCGTCTCGGGCATCGCGCTGATCGGTACGCGCGACGGCACGGTCATCGAGGCCCACCCCGGCGACACCGTCCACACCCCGCCGGGCGAGGAGCACTGGCACGGCGCCGCCCGGGACCACTTCATGGAGCACCTCGCGATGTGGGAGGGCACCGGCGACGGCACCCCCGAGACCGAGTGGCTCGAGAAGGTCTCGGACGAGGAGTACAGCGCCCCGCGGAGCAGCACCCGCTGA
- a CDS encoding helix-turn-helix transcriptional regulator yields MNSEQQNGGGTELGRFLRARRARVTPEEVGLTAGSGLRRTPGLRREELATLAGISIDYYVRLERGKETRPSASVVDSLARALLLEDDEHEHLRSLAARAARSAPEPPAAPSRTVRPGVKLLLESLRPHPAHVVSRTNDLLAANPGGLRLLPGIQDWPARERNIARYVFLHPASRELFHDWNTQVRGCVARLRALAGTDPDAPDLTRLAGELLLKSPEFARLWERYDVKGHSHGRKTFHHPEVGDLTLGYQSMELEGTPGHRMVTYYAEPGTADHDAMVLLDLLGQEQPAKRTTARDDRSAAVEDDPASPLS; encoded by the coding sequence ATGAACAGCGAGCAGCAGAACGGCGGGGGCACCGAGCTGGGGCGCTTCCTGCGCGCCCGCCGGGCCCGGGTGACCCCGGAGGAGGTCGGCCTGACGGCCGGATCCGGCCTGCGCCGTACGCCCGGGCTGCGCCGTGAGGAACTGGCCACCCTGGCCGGGATCAGCATCGACTACTACGTCCGCCTGGAGCGTGGCAAGGAGACCCGGCCCAGCGCGTCCGTGGTCGATTCCCTCGCCCGCGCCCTCCTGCTGGAGGACGACGAGCACGAGCACCTGCGCAGCCTCGCCGCCCGCGCCGCGCGAAGTGCGCCCGAGCCTCCCGCCGCGCCCAGCCGTACGGTCCGGCCCGGCGTGAAACTGCTGCTGGAGAGTCTGCGCCCCCACCCCGCGCACGTCGTCAGCCGCACCAACGACCTGCTCGCCGCCAACCCCGGCGGCCTTCGGCTTCTCCCCGGCATCCAGGACTGGCCGGCCAGGGAGCGCAACATCGCCCGTTACGTCTTCCTCCATCCCGCCTCGCGCGAGCTGTTCCACGACTGGAACACCCAGGTCCGCGGCTGCGTGGCCCGGCTGCGCGCCCTGGCCGGCACGGATCCCGACGCCCCCGACCTCACCCGGCTCGCCGGTGAGCTCCTGCTGAAGAGCCCGGAGTTCGCGCGCCTCTGGGAGCGCTACGACGTCAAGGGGCACTCCCACGGCCGCAAGACCTTCCATCACCCCGAGGTCGGCGACCTGACCCTCGGCTACCAGTCCATGGAACTGGAAGGCACCCCCGGCCACCGCATGGTGACGTACTACGCCGAGCCCGGCACCGCGGATCACGACGCGATGGTCCTGCTCGACCTGCTCGGGCAGGAGCAGCCCGCGAAGAGGACGACGGCACGCGACGACCGGTCGGCGGCCGTGGAGGACGATCCCGCCTCGCCGTTGTCCTGA
- a CDS encoding low temperature requirement protein A, whose product MESEQYGPPQGVPPTGARTAPASSRVTTFELFFDLVYVFTLTQITQYMAHHHTGTGVLHGMLLLALVWFSWSAYAWLGNQARADRGVVRAGMAFAMAGVFVVALTVPEAWDDLPGGLNGPLVLACAYLFVRVVHLVLYSVLARGDSGLLRQIAVSWPPVLAGSGLLIAGAAVGGRWQTALFAVAIAVDWGGVYATSRRGSWRIHSARYFAERHELFIIIAIGESLLAMGAGATDHPVGAGLLAAGVLGVAAATGLWWLYFDLATLIGERQLDKAQGQTRLSLAVNAYGYAHFPVTAGVVLTALGIEGVVAHADDDKVLGGFYAWALCGGAALYLAGLLLFGRIMLNVWGGFRLTALGLLLAGIPAAAALPPVPALAGVVVILAAVAAAETRWYAELRRHVGR is encoded by the coding sequence GTGGAAAGCGAGCAGTACGGACCGCCGCAGGGCGTCCCACCGACCGGCGCGCGTACGGCGCCGGCGAGCAGCCGGGTGACCACCTTCGAGCTGTTCTTCGATCTGGTGTACGTCTTCACGCTCACCCAGATCACCCAGTACATGGCCCACCACCACACCGGCACGGGCGTGCTGCACGGGATGCTGCTGCTGGCGCTGGTGTGGTTCTCCTGGTCCGCGTACGCCTGGCTGGGCAACCAGGCCCGGGCCGACCGCGGCGTCGTACGCGCGGGCATGGCGTTCGCGATGGCCGGGGTGTTCGTGGTCGCGCTGACCGTCCCCGAGGCGTGGGACGACCTGCCGGGCGGTCTGAACGGGCCGCTGGTCCTGGCCTGCGCCTACCTGTTCGTACGTGTCGTGCACCTGGTCCTCTACAGCGTGCTGGCGCGTGGCGACAGCGGGCTGCTGCGGCAGATCGCCGTCTCCTGGCCGCCCGTCCTGGCCGGCTCCGGGCTCCTGATCGCCGGCGCGGCGGTCGGCGGCCGATGGCAGACGGCGCTGTTCGCGGTGGCGATCGCGGTGGACTGGGGCGGTGTGTACGCCACCTCCCGCCGGGGCAGCTGGCGCATCCACAGCGCCCGCTACTTCGCCGAGCGGCACGAGCTGTTCATCATCATCGCGATCGGCGAATCCCTGCTGGCCATGGGCGCCGGGGCCACGGACCACCCGGTCGGCGCAGGGCTGCTCGCCGCAGGCGTCCTGGGCGTGGCCGCCGCGACGGGCCTGTGGTGGCTGTACTTCGACCTGGCGACGCTGATCGGCGAACGCCAGCTGGACAAGGCCCAGGGGCAGACCCGCCTCAGCCTGGCGGTCAACGCCTACGGCTACGCCCACTTCCCCGTCACGGCCGGTGTCGTCCTCACCGCCCTCGGCATCGAGGGCGTGGTCGCCCACGCCGACGACGACAAGGTGCTGGGCGGCTTCTACGCCTGGGCCCTGTGCGGCGGAGCCGCCCTCTACCTGGCCGGCCTGCTGCTGTTCGGCCGGATCATGCTGAACGTATGGGGCGGCTTCCGCCTGACAGCCCTGGGCCTGCTGCTCGCGGGCATCCCCGCGGCGGCCGCGCTCCCGCCGGTCCCCGCCCTGGCGGGAGTCGTCGTCATCCTGGCGGCGGTGGCCGCGGCGGAGACCCGCTGGTACGCGGAGCTGCGCCGCCATGTGGGCCGGTGA
- a CDS encoding SDR family oxidoreductase, with amino-acid sequence MSSEDRAAKEIVVVIGPGSIGLAIARRVGTGRTLLLAGHDEKASQAAAEQLRGEGYEVAVRTTDISDPAQVEALAATAAEMGAVTQVIQAAGVSPTQATIERLLHVDLLGTAYVLDAFARVIAPGGAGIVVASMAGHRESPYTGEIEHALATTETSRLLALPFLQPDQIGSSVHAYAMSKRANSLRVQTAAAAWGKRGARVNAVSPGVIITPLALDELSGPRREWFETVREVSAAKRFGTSEEVAAAAAFLLGREAGFITGADLLMDGGVTAALRAGELTTP; translated from the coding sequence ATGAGCAGCGAAGACAGGGCCGCCAAGGAAATCGTCGTCGTCATCGGCCCCGGCAGCATCGGCCTGGCCATCGCCCGCCGGGTCGGCACCGGCCGCACGCTGCTGCTGGCCGGCCATGACGAGAAGGCCTCGCAGGCCGCTGCCGAGCAGCTGCGCGGCGAGGGCTACGAAGTGGCCGTCCGGACCACCGACATCTCCGATCCGGCCCAGGTCGAGGCGCTGGCCGCCACGGCCGCCGAGATGGGCGCGGTCACCCAGGTGATCCAGGCCGCCGGCGTCTCCCCCACCCAGGCGACCATCGAGCGGCTGCTGCACGTCGATCTGCTCGGCACGGCGTATGTCCTCGACGCCTTCGCCCGTGTGATCGCGCCCGGCGGGGCCGGCATCGTGGTCGCCAGCATGGCCGGGCACCGGGAGAGCCCCTACACGGGCGAGATCGAGCACGCGCTCGCGACCACCGAGACCTCGCGGCTGCTCGCGCTGCCGTTCCTCCAGCCCGACCAGATCGGCTCCTCCGTCCACGCCTACGCCATGTCCAAGCGGGCCAACTCGCTGCGCGTGCAGACCGCCGCCGCCGCGTGGGGCAAGCGCGGAGCCCGCGTGAACGCCGTCAGTCCCGGCGTGATCATCACCCCGCTGGCCCTCGACGAGCTCTCCGGCCCGCGTCGCGAGTGGTTCGAGACGGTGCGCGAGGTTTCGGCCGCCAAGCGTTTCGGCACCTCCGAGGAGGTCGCCGCGGCCGCCGCTTTCCTGCTCGGCCGCGAGGCCGGCTTCATCACCGGAGCCGACCTCCTGATGGACGGCGGCGTGACCGCGGCACTGCGCGCCGGCGAGCTGACAACGCCGTGA
- a CDS encoding FGGY-family carbohydrate kinase, with product MARELVLGVDAGHTMTKAVLYDAAGRAVARGSGTLPLNTPHPHWVERDMDDVWRTTHQAIAVCLAEAGPDAGRSVAAVGLAGHGDGLYAVDERSRPVRAAIVAMDTRAEPVLGEWRDSQVWSRALELSGTVPFSGSPAALLAWLARHEPDVLEQARWLLSCKDWLRLRLTGVVATDPTDASASFTDMRRGGYSQELLDLYGLEALAEKLPRVLACDAVSGTLTPEAAALTGLTAGTPVVTGAHDVDAAALGIGGTTPGELCVIAGSFSINQVVSEHPVVDPRWQVRHFVRPGQWMTMSTSPASVANLEWFLRVTGAPVEQRDGVHEAVGREVEAHLDGPSEVLFHPFVYGSPYPRPTSGTFLGLRGWHGRGHLLRALMEGVVLNHRWHVDALCSKLPVSGAVARLTGGAAHSEVWSQMFADALRRPVVVIDVQESAARGAALLAVTAVGLLDDVTDPRAGADVLRRHEPRPDRVAVLEEAYEAYREALDALGPVWSRLDGSRTAE from the coding sequence TTGGCACGTGAACTGGTGCTCGGTGTCGACGCGGGACACACCATGACCAAGGCCGTGCTGTACGACGCCGCAGGCCGAGCGGTGGCTCGGGGCAGCGGCACGCTGCCGCTGAACACCCCACACCCGCACTGGGTCGAGCGGGACATGGACGACGTGTGGCGGACGACGCACCAGGCCATCGCCGTCTGTCTCGCCGAGGCGGGACCGGACGCGGGGCGGTCCGTCGCCGCGGTGGGGCTGGCCGGGCACGGCGACGGACTGTACGCCGTCGACGAGCGGAGCCGGCCGGTACGGGCCGCGATCGTGGCGATGGACACGCGCGCCGAACCGGTGCTGGGGGAGTGGCGGGACAGTCAGGTCTGGTCCCGCGCCCTGGAGTTGTCGGGCACGGTCCCCTTCTCGGGTTCCCCGGCCGCCCTGCTGGCCTGGCTCGCCCGCCACGAGCCGGACGTGCTTGAGCAGGCCCGTTGGCTGTTGTCCTGCAAGGACTGGCTGCGCCTGAGGCTGACGGGCGTCGTGGCCACCGATCCCACGGACGCCAGTGCGTCCTTCACCGACATGCGGCGGGGCGGCTACTCGCAGGAACTGCTCGACCTGTACGGCCTGGAGGCGCTCGCCGAGAAGCTGCCGCGCGTCCTTGCCTGCGACGCGGTGAGCGGGACTCTCACCCCCGAGGCCGCGGCGCTCACCGGGCTCACGGCCGGCACTCCCGTCGTCACGGGGGCCCATGACGTCGACGCCGCTGCGCTCGGGATCGGCGGCACGACGCCGGGCGAACTGTGCGTGATCGCCGGGTCGTTCAGCATCAACCAGGTGGTCAGCGAGCATCCCGTCGTCGATCCGCGCTGGCAGGTGCGTCACTTCGTCCGCCCGGGCCAGTGGATGACGATGTCCACCTCGCCTGCCTCGGTGGCGAACCTGGAGTGGTTCCTGCGGGTCACGGGTGCGCCGGTCGAGCAGCGGGACGGCGTCCACGAGGCGGTCGGCCGCGAGGTCGAGGCGCACCTGGACGGTCCGTCGGAGGTGTTGTTCCACCCGTTCGTCTATGGCTCCCCGTACCCGCGGCCGACGTCCGGGACGTTTCTCGGTCTGCGCGGTTGGCACGGTCGCGGCCACCTGCTGCGGGCCTTGATGGAAGGTGTCGTCCTCAATCACCGCTGGCACGTCGACGCGCTCTGCTCGAAGCTGCCCGTCAGCGGGGCGGTGGCCCGGCTGACCGGCGGCGCGGCGCACAGCGAGGTGTGGAGCCAGATGTTCGCCGACGCTCTGCGGCGGCCGGTCGTGGTGATCGACGTGCAGGAGAGTGCCGCCCGGGGAGCGGCCCTGCTCGCCGTCACCGCCGTCGGACTGCTCGATGACGTGACGGATCCGCGCGCCGGCGCCGACGTGCTCAGACGTCATGAACCTCGCCCCGACCGGGTCGCCGTCCTTGAGGAGGCATACGAGGCGTACCGGGAGGCGCTGGATGCTCTAGGTCCGGTCTGGTCCCGCCTGGACGGGTCCCGCACAGCCGAGTGA